DNA sequence from the Streptomyces sp. CA-210063 genome:
GGATCGCGGTGGGTGAGGTACGGGCAAACGAGCAGGTCGGTGCCCGCCTCGACGGTGTAGCCGGCGAGGGTGTCGTCCTCGGCGGCGTGGCGGGGCAGGATCCAGGCGGACGGGTAGAGCCGGAGCGTCTCGTGGACCAGGGCCTGGAGGGCCTGGCGGCGCTCGGCCGAGCCTTCGTCGCCGGCGGCGAGCGCCTGTTCGCGGGCGGCGGGGTACCGGTCGAGGAGCAGGTAGAGCCAGGTCAGGGTGGTGGCGGTGGTCTCGTGCCCGGCCGCGAGCAGGGTGACGAACTCGTCGCGGATCAGCTGGTCGGTGTATTCGGGGCGCTCGGTGGCGGCGTCGGTCAGGATGTGCAGCAGGCCCGGGCCGTCGGGGCCGGCCTCCCCGCTGCGGGCGGCCTCGATGGCGCGCCCGGCGACCGCGTCGATCCGGGCGAGGTCGGCGGCGACGGCGTCCCGGGCGTCGGTGGCATCGGCAGGGAGAGTCGGCAGGGCGGCCCCCACGGCTTCGACGGCTGCCAGTTCGCGCTCGGTCTCGTCGTCGAGGGGGTGCCCGGTGAGAGAGCGCCAGATGGTGTCCAGGGCGAAGCGGCGCATCTCCTGCCCGACATCGAGGGTCTGGCCGGTACGGGCGTACGCGCCCCAACGCCCGGCGGTCGTTCGGGCGGCCTCCGTGATCCGCTGTTCGTAGCGGCGCATCCCGGTACCGGTGAACTGGGCCTGCAACAAGCGGCGTTGCCGTTTCCACGCCTCACCGGTGGCGGCGAGGACGCCGTCGCCGATCAGCAGACGGGC
Encoded proteins:
- a CDS encoding cytochrome P450; protein product: MDTEAGLGALPHVPGTGRPVPEAEPGLVKRWHAGGGELIELLSQVREQLGGVAAFRLGPAPTVLVTDPRAVQHVLARQPERYVKRSHRARLLIGDGVLAATGEAWKRQRRLLQAQFTGTGMRRYEQRITEAARTTAGRWGAYARTGQTLDVGQEMRRFALDTIWRSLTGHPLDDETERELAAVEAVGAALPTLPADATDARDAVAADLARIDAVAGRAIEAARSGEAGPDGPGLLHILTDAATERPEYTDQLIRDEFVTLLAAGHETTATTLTWLYLLLDRYPAAREQALAAGDEGSAERRQALQALVHETLRLYPSAWILPRHAAEDDTLAGYTVEAGTDLLVCPYLTHRDPELWPGPEHFDPRRFTTPDGRPTHPGAYFPFGIGPRACLGLQFALRESTVLLEHLLPAHTVAFRSTPTKAVHGFTVRPDGPTPATLAPPAR